A DNA window from Coregonus clupeaformis isolate EN_2021a unplaced genomic scaffold, ASM2061545v1 scaf0088, whole genome shotgun sequence contains the following coding sequences:
- the LOC121574005 gene encoding S-phase kinase-associated protein 1, whose translation MPTIKLQSSDGEIFEVDVEIAKQSVTIKTMLEDLGMDDEGDDDPVPLPNVNAAILKKVIQWCTHHKDDPPPPEDDENKEKRTDDIPVWDQEFLKVDQGTLFELILAANYLDIKGLLDVTCKTVANMIKGKTPEEIRKTFNIKNDFTEEEEAQVRKENQWCEEK comes from the exons ATGCCCACAATTAAACTGCAAAGCTCAGATGGAGAGATCTTTGAGGTGGATGTGGAAATAGCAAAGCAGTCTGTTACAATAAAGACAATGCTGGAAG ATTTGGGTATGGATGATGAAGGAGATGATGATCCAGTCCCCCTCCCAAATGTGAATGCAGCCATCCTCAAGAAG GTGATCCAGTGGTGCACCCACCATAAAGACGATCCCCCTCCCCCTGAGGATGACGAGAACAAGGAGAAGAGGACGGATGACATCCCCGTCTGGGACCAGGAGTTCCTCAAAGTGGACCAAGGGACCCTCTTCGAACTCATTCTG GCCGCAAACTATTTGGACATCAAAGGACTGCTAGATGTCACCTGCAAGACGGTGGCCAACATGATCAAAGGAAAGACCCCAGAGGAGATCAGGAAGACGTTCAATATCAAAAATGACTTCACAGAGGAAGAGGAAGCCCAG GTACGCAAGGAGAACCAGTGGTGTGAAGAGAAATAA